A DNA window from Naumovozyma dairenensis CBS 421 chromosome 8, complete genome contains the following coding sequences:
- the LRG1 gene encoding GTPase-activating protein LRG1 (similar to Saccharomyces cerevisiae LRG1 (YDL240W); ancestral locus Anc_2.2), protein MPHAKNTSLQEKRRNSQQTQLINTQSSGSVDIRKICHRCKKPIFPSNNNNNNNNNNSNKNNNNKSNSVLKALGHYYHEHCFTCHDCSTLLKPKYFPYKDETSDSNEKILLCQYHYFKRNNLLCHVCDNPLRGLYFTAFGERYDEEHFSCIICKTPCGVKKCFMFNDQLYCKYHFLKYFSKRCNGCHYPISDQYIEFPRGNDIYCWHPECYGIHKYWHVDLSAETLGLPGLPKTNFTPPIDANNFQLLDTKPTPIELEKQMQAFNFILTKTWTTLYRFEEETASCISDMFQYLTSHNQLKGIDSTALFVLKIECLFKALDMFEIWNPKIETTAAKNIDINEGDNIEEEETDNADHSNKSKSSKYPRNLTTKIMIYLQLLRKLGTESKTEKVTLSSFMSVITGLAHFLKLITRHALNAALESDKKNHSANVLLKFLREVEKNELFERQPFSNIRLSINTTDCCKSCNRYIQKECIQFHDYRWHLQCFKCSSCHKLINVTDVTDTTYNKELNRTLCSDCSIDDPGSVPGFKFVTKLSQLIFLLKIALIRSKAVMEIQMKSKISRKNMGDFEDDVLMQQTYVRTLNDIKRLKSRRESVKVSRNKQEARRSRIMETSEIDVDKLNLQDQKSLKITVETPSSSSKNVDNNFSDKMFDNTKTLTLDDISRIVAAEQARELRPNAFAHFKKLKDNDEEEMLNPTLQKSGIYYSELMDNELALLQMISLALLKNDSPRIIREQTSLNDFFPTNLKHTKEPQPSKFWSKMKVMLSKEQNKAAVPNVEKVFGTPLEVLAEKWGVESDLGIGPTKVRIPIIVDELLSTLRNMDMSVEGIFRKNGNIRKLREISNAFDSNINTIPDLSKENVMLLSALLKKFLRELPDPLLTRRLYQLWINAAKCESESDKRRSFFLIYSMLPIYNRNTTEVLLSFLYWTSSFSHIENEMGSKMDIHNLSTVIAPNVLYDPTENSVDIEMKKPLDTNIDNFAQNEGASHFLAIEVIDFLVIHNEELSTVPKILIDLLREIQSAGIDDFISIENFIQGKIKKKLLNLSDFTVAQAVRVKNSTSLVIQSATEK, encoded by the coding sequence CACACGCTAAAAATACATcattacaagaaaaaagaagaaactcACAGCAAACTCAATTGATTAATACCCAAAGTTCAGGTTCAGTAGATATTAGGAAAATTTGTCATCGTTGTAAGAAACCTATATTCccatctaataataataataacaacaacaacaacaacagcaacaaaaataataataataaatcaaactCCGTATTAAAAGCTTTAGGTCATTATTACCATGAACACTGTTTCACGTGCCATGATTGTTCGACACTTTTAaaaccaaaatattttccttataaagatgaaacttctgattcaaatgaaaaaatacTATTATGTCAATACCATTactttaaaagaaataatttgtTATGTCATGTTTGTGATAACCCATTAAGAGGCCTTTATTTCACTGCATTCGGCGAAAGATATGACGAAGAACATTTTTCATGTATCATTTGTAAAACACCATGTGGTGTCAAGAAATGTTTTATGTTCAATGATCAATTATATTGTAAATATCATTtcttaaaatatttttctaagCGTTGTAATGGTTGTCATTATCCGATATCAGATCAATATATAGAATTCCCAAGGGGGAACGACATTTATTGTTGGCATCCAGAATGTTACGGTATTCATAAATATTGGCATGTAGATTTATCAGCTGAAACATTAGGTTTGCCTGGATTACCAAAGACAAATTTTACTCCACCTATCGATgctaataattttcaaCTTTTAGATACCAAACCAACCCcaattgaattggaaaaacaAATGCAagctttcaatttcatattaACTAAAACATGGACTACATTATATCGAttcgaagaagaaactgCATCATGTATCTCTGATATGTTCCAATATCTTACAAGCcataatcaattgaaagGTATAGATTCCACCGCTTTATTCGTTTTAAAAATTGAGTGTTTATTCAAAGCTTTAGATATGTTCGAAATCTGGAATCCCAAAATTGAAACGACAGCAGCAAAAAATATCGACATAAATGAGGGCGACAATATTGAGGAGGAAGAAACTGATAATGCAgatcattcaaataaatccaAATCTTCTAAATATCCAAGAAACTTAACTACTAAAATTATGATTTATTTACAATTACTGAGGAAGTTAGGAACAGAATCTAAGACAGAAAAAGTtacattatcatcattcatGTCTGTAATTACAGGCTTAGCTCATTTCTTAAAGCTTATCACCCGCCATGCATTAAATGCAGCATTGGAAAGtgacaaaaaaaatcattctGCTAACGTATTGCTTAAATTTTTACGAGAAgtggaaaaaaatgaattgtttGAAAGACAACCATTTTCGAATATACGTCTTTCAATTAACACTACCGATTGTTGTAAGTCTTGTAACagatatattcaaaagGAATGTATCCAATTCCATGATTATAGGTGGCATCTTCAATGTTTCAAATGTTCATCATGTCATAAATTAATCAACGTAACTGACGTTACTGATACAACATATAATAAGGAACTAAATCGTACTCTTTGTTCTGATTGTTCAATTGATGATCCAGGATCAGTCCCTGGCTTTAAATTTGTTACAAAATTAAGTCAATTAATATTCCTTTTAAAAATCGCATTAATTAGATCTAAGGCTGTCATGGAGATCCAAATGAAAAGCAAAATAAGTAGGAAAAATATGGGAGactttgaagatgatgtaTTAATGCAACAAACCTATGTAAGAACtttaaatgatattaaaagattaaaatCAAGAAGAGAGAGCGTTAAAGTCTCTCGCAACAAACAAGAAGCCAGAAGATCTCGCATTATGGAAACTTCAGAAATTGatgttgataaattaaatttgcAAGACCAAAAAAGTTTGAAAATTACTGTCGAAACACCAAGTTCAAGTTCGAAAAACGTTGATAACAACTTCTCTGACAAGATGTTTGACAATACTAAGACATTGACATTGGATGATATTTCTAGAATTGTTGCAGCTGAACAAGCCAGAGAGTTAAGACCAAACGCATTTGCTCACTTTAAAAAGTtaaaagataatgatgaagaggaaaTGTTGAATCCAACTTTACAAAAAAGTGGTATTTACTATTCAGAGTTAATGGATAACGAACTAgctcttcttcaaatgatcAGTTTAGCATTGTTAAAGAATGACAGTCCACGTATTATTCGAGAACAAACatcattgaatgatttCTTTCCAACCAATTTAAAACATACAAAAGAACCACAACCCAGCAAATTTTGGTCAAAAATGAAAGTTATGTTGAGTAAGGAACAAAATAAAGCTGCTGTTCCGAATGTCGAAAAAGTTTTCGGTACTCCATTAGAGGTATTAGCTGAAAAATGGGGTGTCGAATCTGATCTTGGTATTGGACCAACTAAAGTTCGAATACCCATTATTGTTGATGAGTTGTTATCTACTCTTCGCAATATGGATATGTCAGTGGAAGGTATCTTTAGAAAAAATGGGAATATCCGTAAATTAAGGGAGATATCTAATGCTTTTGATTCCAATATTAATACTATTCCTGATTTATCAAAGGAAAATGTTATGTTATTATCAGCattgttgaaaaaatttcttaGGGAGTTGCCTGATCCATTACTAACCAGAAGGTTATATCAGTTATGGATCAATGCCGCAAAATGTGAATCAGAGTCTGATAAACGCCGTTCCTTCTTtttgatatattcaatGTTGCCAATATATAATAGGAACACTACAGAAGTATTGTTGTCATTCTTATATTGGACATCGTCATTTTCTCATATTGAGAACGAGATGGGTTCCAAAATGGATATTCATAATCTTTCTACAGTTATTGCACCTAATGTTTTATATGATCCTACAGAGAACTCAGTAGACATTGAAATGAAGAAACCGCTTGATacaaatattgataattttgcACAGAATGAAGGTGCCAGCCATTTTCTGGCAATCGAAGTTATTGATTTTCTAGTCATTCATAATGAAGAACTTTCGACGGTTCCAAAAATCTTAATCGACCTTTTACGTGAGATTCAATCGGCAGgtattgatgattttatttcGATCGAGAACTTTATtcaaggaaaaattaaaaagaaattattgaatctCTCAGACTTTACTGTGGCACAAGCTGTTCGAGTCAAGAATTCAACATCATTGGTTATTCAAAGTGCAACCGAAAAATGA
- the NDAI0H04010 gene encoding uncharacterized protein (similar to Saccharomyces cerevisiae ZWF1 (YNL241C); ancestral locus Anc_2.3): protein MSKNVIFEKNTIITIFGASGDLAKKKTFPALFGLFREGYLDKSTKIIGYARSQLTIDDLKTRIKQYLKKPNGTQDDEKEEEFFKMLSYVSGPYDTDEGFDTLNALVQTFESDAKVEIPHRLFYLALPPNVFLDVAQQIKKCVYSEEGITRIIVEKPFGHDLESSRNLQNSLSPLFKEEELFRIDHYLGKELVKNIIQMRFSNTLLNASWNKENLQSIQISFKEAFGTEGRGGYFDSIGIIRDVMQNHLLQILTLLTMDTPRSFDSEAVRDEKVKILKAIKPLNRNDIVIGQYGQSEDGTNSAYLDDPTVQANSKCVTYAAIAFNIDNEEWRDVPIIMRAGKSLNDSKVEIRLQYKSVENGVFKDIPNNELVIRVQPNPSVYMKFNAKTPGLSNATQITDLNLTYSSRYQNFWIPEAYEALIRDALLGDHSNFVRDDELDVSWKLFTPLLHYLEGPDAPQPEIYPYGSRGPKSLREYLVRHKCFDQLDHPYTWPITRPE from the coding sequence ATGAGTAAAAACGtcatctttgaaaaaaacaCAATTATAACAATCTTTGGAGCATCAGGTGACTTAgccaaaaagaaaacatttcCTGCTTTATTTGGGTTATTTAGAGAAGGATATCTAGATAAATCAACCAAAATCATAGGTTATGCACGTTCTCAATTGACGATAGACGACTTAAAGACAAGAATCAAACAGTATCTCAAGAAACCTAATGGTACGCAGGAtgatgaaaaggaagaggaattctttaaaatgCTCTCTTACGTTTCAGGCCCGTATGATACTGATGAAGGCTTCGATACCTTGAATGCCTTAGTGCAGACCTTTGAAAGTGATGCAAAGGTAGAAATTCCACATCGTCTGTTCTATTTAGCATTACCTCCTAACGTGTTTTTGGATGTTGCTCAACAAATCAAAAAATGTGTCTACTCAGAAGAAGGCATTACACGTATTATAGTCGAAAAACCATTTGGTCATGATTTAGAATCATCCCGAAATTTACAAAACTCATTAAGTCCCTTATTTAAAGAGGAGGAATTGTTTAGAATTGATCATTATTTAGGTAAAGAATTggtgaaaaatataatccaAATGAGATTCAGTAATACGTTGCTAAATGCTTCATggaataaagaaaatttacaaaGTATACAAATTTCATTCAAGGAAGCATTTGGTACTGAAGGTCGTGGCGGATATTTCGATTCCATTGGTATAATTAGAGACGTTATGCAAAATCATCTTTTACAAATCTTGACATTATTAACCATGGATACTCCAAGGTCATTCGATTCAGAAGCAGTTCGTGATGaaaaagtgaaaatattaaaagcTATTAAGCCGCTCAATCGCaatgatattgttattggTCAATATGGTCAATCAGAAGATGGAACAAACTCGGCGTATCTTGATGATCCAACTGTTCAAGCTAATTCTAAATGCGTCACTTATGCTGCCATCGCTTTCAACatagataatgaagaatgGCGAGACGTCCCAATAATCATGAGAGCTGGTAAATCATTAAACGATAGTAAAGTGGAGATTAGGTTACAATATAAATCAGTCGAGAATGGTGTATTCAAAGATATCCCAAATAATGAACTTGTTATTAGAGTTCAACCAAACCCTTCAGTTTACATGAAATTCAACGCAAAAACACCGGGTTTATCTAATGCTACCCAAATAAcagatttaaatttaacTTACTCAAGCAGATACCAAAATTTCTGGATTCCCGAAGCCTACGAAGCGTTAATTAGAGATGCTTTATTAGGAGATCATTCGAATTTTGTTAGAGACGACGAATTAGATGTCAGCTGGAAATTATTCACCCCGTTATTGCATTATCTAGAGGGTCCTGATGCCCCACAACCTGAAATATATCCATATGGGTCTAGAGGTCCAAAAAGCCTAAGAGAGTATTTGGTAAGACATAAATGTTTTGATCAATTGGACCATCCTTACACTTGGCCAATCACTCGTCCAGAGTAA